A window from Centropristis striata isolate RG_2023a ecotype Rhode Island chromosome 2, C.striata_1.0, whole genome shotgun sequence encodes these proteins:
- the LOC131986215 gene encoding AP-1 complex subunit sigma-2-like: MQFMLLFSRQGKLRLQKWYVPLSDKERKKISRDLVQTILARKPKMCSFLEWRDLKIVYKRYASLYFCCAVEDQDNELITLEIIHRYVELLDKYFGSVCELDIIFNFEKAYFILDEFLLGGEAQETSKKNVLKAIEQADLLQEEAEAPRSVLEEIGLT; encoded by the exons ATGCAGTTCATGCTGTTGTTCAGCCGGCAGGGAAAACTGCGTCTACAAAAATGGTATGTGCCTCTGTCTgacaaggagaggaagaagatctCCAGAGACCTGGTCCAGACCATACTGGCCAGGAAGCCCAAGATGTGCAGCTTCTTGGAGTGGAGGGACCTCAAGATTGTGTACAAGAG ATATGCGAGCCTGTATTTCTGCTGTGCAGTCGAGGATCAGGATAATGAGCTGATCACCCTGGAGATCATCCACAGATACGTGGAGCTGCTGGACAAATATTTTGGCAGC GTGTGTGAGTTGGATATTATCTTCAACTTTGAGAAGGCCTACTTTATCCTGGATGAGTTCCTGCTGGGCGGAGAGGCCCAGGAGACGTCCAAGAAGAACGTGCTGAAGGCCATCGAGCAGGctgacctgctgcaggag GAGGCCGAGGCACCGCGGAGCGTTTTAGAAGAAATTGGGCTGACATAA
- the zrsr2 gene encoding U2 small nuclear ribonucleoprotein auxiliary factor 35 kDa subunit-related protein 2 → MAAPTPLVSAPVISQKQRKAVLRKERRKRKRQALAQAKECGLKNGSEEEINDEDDEDNVAAEEERLRLHEEWLERERLAQEVFRLRAEKEEAARNRKEEEERMIKEEWETQQRKEQEVKEQRQQDKRNREEAVQKMLDEAENQLENGEQWMNPEAPVTKNTENFGTERDVANCPFFLKTGSCRFGDRCSRKHVYPTASPTLMIRSMFITFGMEQLRRDDYDVDASLEHSEEDLQESFLEFYHDVLPEFKSVGKVVQFKVSCNHEPHLRGNVYIQFDTEEQCKEAFIKFNGRWYAGRQLHCEICPVTRWKNAICGLFDRQKCPKGKHCNFLHVFRNPGNEFWEADRDLHMSPGRSVRGSRRDGWHSERYGDRSWRQRQSSRSPPRSERSHSRRESDRWRSRSRSRERRASHQHREDKRSSRLSDRRKDWYRSRSRDRSRSRSRDREQDRPRNRSRDRDREHKYRNRSEERDSREKDTDTHGKARERSRSTSRERKKQSREKSPKKSDKNEKPPNEDTSTRRRHKQSKKSKKKSKKKRKKKSHLPEEKTSSEESEKEKESTEETVENLTAMSPSQEIKETELIQKNNDLDESPCADSDKFSPEEKSEHSNTEMPE, encoded by the exons AAGCAGCGCAAGGCTGTCCtgaggaaagagagaagaaagcGTAAACGCCAAGCTCTCGCCCAAGCCAAAGAATGTG GTTTAAAAAACGGGTctgaagaagaaataaatgatGAAGACGATGAGGACAATGTTGCAGCAGAGGAAGAAAG ACTGCGGCTTCATGAAGAGTGGTTGGAAAGAGAAAGACTTGCCCAGGAGGTGTTCAGGCTGAGGGCTGAGAAGGAGGAGGCTGCAAGGaatagaaaagaggaggaggag CGGATGATAAAGGAGGAATGGGAGACCCAGCAGAGGAAAGAGCAAGAAGTAAAGGAGCAGAGGCAGCAGGACAAGCGAAACAGAGAG GAGGCCGTTCAGAAAATGTTGGATGAAGCTGAAAATCAG CTAGAGAATGGAGAACAGTGGATGAATCCTGAAGCTCCTGTGACAAAGAATACAGAGAACTTTGGGACAGAGAGGGATGTAGCCAACTGTCCTTTCTTCCTGAAGACCGGGTCATGTCGATTTGGAGACAG ATGTTCTCGGAAGCACGTTTATCCCACAGCCAGCCCGACTCTGATGATCCGTAGCATGTTCATAACGTTCGGCATGGAGCAGTTACGCCGTGATGATTACGACGTTGATGCTTCTTTGGAACACAGCGAGGAGgacttgcaggagtctttcctcGAGTTCTACCACGACGTCCTGCCAGAGTTCAAGAGTGTCGGCAAAGTGGTACAATTCAAG gtcagcTGCAATCATGAACCACACCTAAGAGGAAACGTTTACATTCAGTTTGACAC AGAGGAGCAGTGTAAAGAGGCATTCATCAAGTTCAATGGGCGGTGGTACGCAGGCCGGCAGCTTCACTGTGAGATATGTCCTGTCACACGGTGGAAAAATGCTATATGTG GTTTGTTTGACAGACAGAAGTGTCCCAAAGGGAAGCACTGTAACTTCCTGCATGTATTTCGAAACCCTGGCAATGAATTCTGGGAGGCCGACAGGGACCTGCACATGTCACCAGGCCGCAGCGTCCGAGGGAGTCGCAGAGACGGGTGGCATTCAGAGCGATATGGAGACCGATCGTGGAGGCAACGTCAGTCCAGCAGAAGCCCGCCGAGATCTGAGAGGTCCCACAGCAGACGGGAGAGTGACaggtggaggagcaggagcaggagcagagagaggagggccTCCCACCAGCACAGAGAGGACAAACGCTCATCTAGACTCAGTGACAGGAGGAAAGATTGGTATCGGAGCAGAAGTAGAGACAGGTCGAGGAGTAGAAGTAGAGACCGAGAGCAGGACAGGCCGAGAAACAGGAGCAGAGATAGAGACCGGGAGCACAAGTATAGGAATAGAAGTGAGGAGAGAGACAGTAGAGAAAAAGATACAGACACTCATGGAAAAGCCAGAGAAAGGTCGAGAAGCAcaagcagagaaagaaagaaacaaagtagAGAAAAGAGCCCTAAGAAATCAGATAAAAATGAGAAACCTCCTAATGAGGACACAAGCACTCGCCGTCGCCACAAACAATCCAAGAAGAGcaagaaaaagagcaaaaagaaGCGTAAAAAGAAAAGCCACTTGCCTGAAGAGAAGACCTCATCTGAAGAGTCCGAAAAGGAGAAAGAGTCAACGGAAGAAACGGTGGAGAATCTCACTGCAATGAGTCCCAGTCAAGAGATAAAGGAAACAGAGCTAATTCAGAAGAACAATGATTTGGATGAGAGTCCATGTGCTGACAGTGACAAGTTTAGTCCTGAGGAGAAAAGTGAACATTCTAACACAGAAATGCCTGAGTGA